The Mastomys coucha isolate ucsf_1 unplaced genomic scaffold, UCSF_Mcou_1 pScaffold14, whole genome shotgun sequence genome window below encodes:
- the LOC116088667 gene encoding uncharacterized protein LOC116088667 has translation MAVAAAPAAGAAQRDRTPPAAAGACGSPGNRGRGRGRGPRRLGARREDPGWKPFCSASQQVAGRLSSVPSLKGSESWVCPKESWMAQRWGPSAERGERGDVGVESE, from the coding sequence ATGGCGGTGGCAGCGGCGCCAGCGGCTGGTGCTGCTCAGCGGGACCGGACGCCTCCTGCAGCTGCGGGAGCCTGTGGTTCCCCGGGCAACCGCGGGCGGGGCCGGGGGCGGGGCCCACGGAGGCTGGGCGCCCGGCGGGAGGACCCGGGATGGAAACCCTTCTGCTCCGCGTCTCAGCAAGTTGCAGGAAGGCTGTCTTCGGTCCCCAGCCTCAAAGGGTCAGAGTCGTGGGTGTGTCCAAAGGAAAGCTGGATGGCACAGAGGTGGGGGCCCTCGgctgagagaggggagagaggtgaTGTTGGGGTGGAGAGTGAGTAG